In Spea bombifrons isolate aSpeBom1 chromosome 9, aSpeBom1.2.pri, whole genome shotgun sequence, the genomic stretch TTTTTGGTACTGTCGGCTCTAGAACTCAGCCTTGTGTCCCAGTTATTGCCTTAGAACCCCCCCATCTTGCAGCACAGTGGTCACTATTGTGGCCCAGAGCTTACTCCAGAACCCTGTGTGTTGTTTTTGAGCCCATGCAGCTATTCCCCTCTGTATTctagcaccccccccccccaggcttTACTCCAGTCCCGTCCTGCAGCTAAAAGGGCAGATGGTCGGGTAAAATACCGTCTGCCACGTCTTGCGCGATATAGCTGGAACTGCTTAGAACATTTGTCTGGTTTGGATTGCAGCTCTTCTGTTTGCTGCCCGATGAGCCGTAACCTAAAAAGTGCcttaatgacatcacagagacccatcggggggggggggggggtgttctgctcatgtatatgtatatgtatataagcaTTTGGGGGCCGCAGGGGCCCAGTGTATAACATGCTGCCTGTTGgttgtattttgtgtattttcttgCGGCGTGCGAATGGTTAATGGCTGTTGCTCCGCTTGGAGTTTCCATCGGTTTgactttttcctcctcttcgcagGTCTCTTGATTCCTCTGTCGAGAGGGACCTGCCGCTAGTGTGCTCTCCTCCGCCGGTGAGTTACACGGACCTGGGTAGCTCGTCGTTCCACCTACTGCCGAGTTTAGAACTTTTACCCAAATGTCCGCTTAGAACCCTCATGCTTAGTGAGCACGGGCCACGAGACGTAGCTACTCGGGGAGCAAAGGATCATGGGTACGCGGGCACCCCCGCGGCGTACAGAAAATGATATATTACCTACATATTGCAAAATGTTATGACATTTGGTGGGCGTTCCCCTTTGTCATGTGATACACacgcaggcactgataggctatTGCCGTAGGAACTAAAACAGAAAAACCTTCTGAAACGTGTGTTGTGTAATTAATCGTTCCGCGGAAGGCAGTTAATCATTAAAATCATCAGATCTCGGCTTAGTGTTTAGTTTGTACACCGCTATAGTATAGGACGCCGCTTCCAACCCCAGAGCCCTGCAGAAAACCAGTTAGAAAGGTAACGTTTGccacagcgctacggaatatgttggctctgtataaaatatacgtatgttagtgtgtatatatgtatgtgtatgtatatgtgtgtatatatatgtgtgtatatatatatatatatatgtatatatatatatatatatattattgtacctGGCCTCTTTGTTGTTTGGGGCTCTTTTAACACTTCGTTGCCCCGATCGCAGCCTCTTGTGCTTCTTCCGCCCCCTCTGCAGATTAAcgatgtgttatttttttcctgtttaggTGAAAAAGCCTGGGAGTCGGGGAGTCAGAGGGGAGTCACGATGTCGTTCGGCGGGGGAATGGCTGATGGGAAAACCGATCTTACAAACGGTAAGCGCTCTGCTCGCCGCGATTGTTTTAAGCccgtattataaaataattatgaaaaataCTCGGTGCTGGTTTTGTTTGTGCTGCGAGAGGGTTGGTTATGGTGGCGCAGAGTTCTTTGTGTTAGTTACGTATTATAATCCTCGTGTGTTCGCACGCCTTCTCCCCGCGTGACCGGCGTCTGCTTTCTGTCTCTTCTAAAAACATCCTTTTACCGAGACGCTTGCCTCTTATTTATAGAGCGTCTCTCGCGAGGAGCGTTAAGCGGTCGGCAGCAAAGCTCCAGCGCGTTCCACAGCAATTTCTTCACATTTAGAGCGTCTCGTAATCGCTGGCTGCCTCCCAACTAATTGACCTCTGGGTAAAAGCTCTGTATAAGCCACAAAGGGAAAGTTAGGAAACGCAATTACATCATCgctataaaaaaatgcataattacCTTAATTCTAGAACCTGAGACACATTTACATGGAACTCAATCTGATCTTTATTAATGGCCCATAGCTGGTACCCGTAGGCCGGTGTAGCTTGTGACGCTTATGGTGATTCATGGTATGGTTCCCACTGAAGACCCTTTTAATTTGGTTTGCTCTCTACAGGGGGTTTTTCTAGCAGCCCTGAAGACAAATCCGGGACGGAAGAAGGCAGAGAAAACTCCTCCGGCATCGAGGTGGAGGCCTCGGATGTGAGCCTGAGCCTCACCGGCGATGATGCGGCAGCGACACGCGCAGAAAGCAGGGACACCGGGTCTGAAAGCTCTGGAGAAGATAAGGACTCGGACAGCATGGACGACACCGGCCATTACTCCATCAATGATGAGAACCGAGGTAACGACCACTCACACTCAGAGGATGAGGACGACGATGATGACGACGACGATGAAGAGGAGGAAGGAGATCGTCTCCTAAAGCGAGCTCAACGAAAACGCGCCAACCATGACCAGGACTCGTCAGATGACGAGAGGGCCCTGGAGGATTGGGTGTCCTCTGAGAAGACGCCTCTACCCCTCCCTCGCTGGAGAGCAATCCGTGCCCTCAGACAGCGGGAGCTGGGCAGCAGCGCCCGCTTCATCTACGATGCCTGCGGGGCCCGAGGGTTCGTCCAGAGATTCCGCTTGCTTCATGGCCTGGACGGACACAGCGGCTGCGTGAACACCCTGCACTTCAACCAGCGAGGGACCTGGTTGGCGAGCGGCAGCGATGACCTCAAAGTTGTGGTGTGGGATTGGGTGAAGAAGAACCCCGTGCTGGAGTTTGAGAGCGGACATAAGAGCAACGTCTTCCAGGTAAATCCGCCGGGCCCTTTAAAGGCTCCTTTTACCTCCGGCTAGTACTTTCAGTTCATTTCACTTGTTTTTCTCAGGCGAAATTTCTGCCCAACAGCGGAGACTCAACGATAGCCATGTGTGCCCGAGACGGGCAGGTGCGGATCGCCGAACTGTCTGCCATCCAGTGCTGCAAAAACACCAAGAGAGTAGCGCAGCACAAAGGCGCATCGCACAAGGTGGGCACAATCATAAACCCGAACCGTGCTTGGATAAATCCCGCTTGATTTAAGTAGAAGTTGGCGGCGAGCGTTTCCAGTAGTCTCTGGTTCTCTCGACGTTGTGGCCCTGTTGAAGTTGTATAATATTGTGTTTGTTGGTTAATGGTGGACACTATAGGAGCTGTAAATACTTCTTGCTTATCAGTATGTATTATATGTCATGTTAAGCGTCTTCCTTCCCTGTGTTCCTCCAGCTTGCTCTGGAACCCGACTCCCCGTGCACGTTCTTATCTGCTGGCGAGGACGCCGTGGTGTTCACCATCGACCTCCGGCAGGACCGGCCAGCGTCGTGAGTACCCCTGAGCTTTTTGGCCGGTCTCCCCCGTGGTCTGTTAATTTTCTGCGTTTTAATCGTATTGCTCTGTTCTCTCGCTTCTGAAGCCGGCTGGTGGTAACcaaggagaaggagaagaaggtgGGACTCTACACCATCTACGTGAATCCGGCCAACACGTTCCAGTTTGCTGTGGGCGGCAGGGATCAGTTTGTCAGGTGGGCATTGTCTGCGCGGCCCTCCCGACACTTCATTTCACACTTCTCAGTCCGCTAACAAGCGGGAGCCCAGACTGTAACGTTACCCGCTAATCTAATTAACGAGCCGCGCGTCGGAGACACGATGAGGTCCTTGTTTTATGGAAAAGGACTTTGTTGAAGTATGAGATTAATCGCTGCTTCGCAGAGCTGGGAAGTAATGCCTCCTCGTTTAATGCGATCGAGGGGGGAGCGGGGAGATGGGATTTAGCAAAGGACAGAAGTactgctttactgagagggtggtagatgaatggaacagcctcccagcagaagtggtggagggtaATACATTGaggcaatttaaacatgcatgggatagacatacggcttctGAATCCTCTCTCTGTTTCATTTAAGGATATACGACCAGCGCAAAATAAACGAGAATGAAAACAATGGCGTCCTCAAGAAGTTCTGCCCTCACCACCTAGTAAGTGTCACTAGAACGCCGATCCTTTCAACAATGGAAGAATTTTAAGAGGACGTCTCGTGCCGTAGACAATGTGCGGCTCGGTATAATGTTTGgcttatatggggggggggcctAATATCCCAGAAGAAGAGACCTACCTGGCCCCCGAGTAAGTAACATACCCCGAGTAAGTAACATACaatccctttaaccctttatggtAAATTACAGCGGGTTCATCCCCTAggcaaaaaattattatattgaaggtgctgttccacctatcttgTAATTGAGGAGCATCATTGCTAGTACTGTCATGTGACCCATaagcagacactgataggttgCCATAGAAGTTGGAAAAGCTCCTTAAAAGTTTGCTTTACGCTCATTTAGCCTTTGGCGGAAAGAGTAAAATGGATCTGTTGATGTTTTGTCAGTGAAACGGCCCCGGTACGCAGCAGTCTGCGTGTTAATAGGGAATGCTTCTCGCTGTCACGGGATTCACGCGGTATCTTCGGTCTGGTGTCTTCATCGTGTGTTTGTGTTCCAGGTCACAAGCGAGGCAAAAGCAAACATTACCTGTCTGGTATACAGCCACGATGGAACGGGTACGTACCTCCGACTGCCAGCGGCTAGCTCTGCGGCTCTCAAACGCCCTCGCGGGGCTACTTATAACCGGGCATGTGCAGCTCGGATGGTATTCCCTGTGTACTCTGTCCAGTGCTGAAAGGGTTAGTCTTCATATAAGGCCCACATCCTGCAGTTTCCATAGAAACGCTCGGGGCTCTGTGTGACTCTTCACAACGCATTTTTCTTCTTGAAGTCCCGTATTAACCGTTTCCATGCCAGCCAGGGTCCAGAGCTGCGTTGCCACCTAAAGTGCGGTGTTTGGGAGAGTTCTGTCGTTCGTCTCGACTGATTTTTAGTAAGCGGTTGTAACAGTCGTGGTTTTTGGGATGACTCTGTCCTGGTTTTATTCTATGTATCTAACCTTGACATATTCTGACAATATCCTAAGCATCTGTCGGTTCTCGGCGTGATCAGACCTTCAGCCGGGTGGTTCTGTGTCCTCTGTTTCATAGAGTATGTCGTTAGGCATGCGCAGACGGCCCGAGTAGTCGTTCAATGAATAGAATTATCGATTGGAGATGAAAGGGTTCCTATTAATCCAAGCCTTCCGTTTCATTGCAGAGCTCCTTGCCAGCTATAACGACGAAGACATTTACCTGTTCAACTCATCCCACAGCGATGGCGCAGAGTACGTCAAGCGCTACAAGGGACATCGAAACAATGCCACAGGTAGGGTCCTGTAAGCCTCCAGCGTGGCGTCCAATCTGAAATGAAATGCCTCTAACGGGTTAATTCTGAAACAATTcaatatatagtaataaaaatgtttggatttggtcccccccccccaaaaaaaaaataaaactaaatctaGGGAGCGTCTTCCCCTgggaacatatttatttaacctcTGTGCTCCCCAAATCTTTTCAAATCCTCCGTTCCCTTTAAGTTATTCGGGGAGAGcggagtattttatttttgtttcttttcggCTCTCCGGGGCTCGGATATTAAAATCCATTTGTCTTGTGTTCTGAAATCTGCACGGAAAGTGAAGATCTTTTATCTGCCTCCCGGATCCCCGAGCAGACGGCCGGGATGAGACGGATTCGCATACTGCCCCTAGCGCCCTGATTATCGCCGCCCTTAGGGTTAATAGACGCGGTATCGGAGGGGGATATGTTTCCGAGGCTGAGGTCTTACGGATGGTTGGCGGAAGGCGTAGTGCCTCCGGTGGGATGCTCCAGCGCCTGCTTCTCCTGCTGCGTTGCGTCTTGTAATAGCGGCAGAGTATGATGTCGCTTTTGTCTTGTGTGACATTAATGTTGCCTTATATGCAAATGAGCTGCTCAATGAGAATCATTTGCATACCTGGTCACGCAGGGATGTCTGTTAAGAGTAGATAGCTAACCTTTCCTACCTTAATCTTAAACCCTGACAGACTGCTAATTTAGCCTCCTGTCTCTGTTCCCAGccagttttaacccttttgactcCTGGATAGAAAGGGTTTTTAGTCCGACTGTCAGGATTTTATTTCCCTGTGAATTTCCTGAGCCGAGGCAGGGAGCGGCTCGTCCTGCGGGGGGCGTTATAGCTCTGTGTGTAAGAATCGGCTCGCGGCTGCTCCCTTGACGCAGATAACACATGATGTAGAGTTTCTTCGGGAGCGCTTAACCCATCGCtggtgtttaaaaaataaaaacgtttATCCTCTTAACAAACTAAATCGTCAATTTAAATCCCCTCTCCCCAGAAATGGTTTTGATGTCTCGTAATGACGCGGCACTCGGGGAAACGCTTGTTAAATATTTCCAGTTAAGCGCTTGTTTGTCTGTTTTATGGTAATCGGACCCGTTCTCTTCTGGGCTTTTCTTAATTCCTTAAAGAGAAACAGACGTCTTgttcttttttgcattttttgtgtgtgttgatGACATAAATAAAGAACTGAGACCTGTCTGGTACCAGGTGTGATGTTTTCCCTTTACTTACCGATCCGGTATATCCGTGTGTGCTGCCGATGCCGTCGTGCTGCCTTGACAGTATCAAGCTCCTGGCTTaattgaaacatatatatatatatatatatatatatatatatatatatatatatatatatatatatatatatatatatatatatatatatatatatatatatatatatatatatatatttaccataaaGCTAGTAATAGTTTTACGGAGCCCGCGGGGATTTGCGTATGTATTTGATATTATTTAGTGGTACGTTTACGGCGGTGCATACAGCCCCTTTATCACATACGTTTTTGTCTTGCAGTGAAGGGGGTGAACTTCTACGGCCCAAACAGTGAGTTTGTGGTCAGCGGCAGCGATTGCGGTCACATATTCCTGTGGGAGAAGTCATCTTGTCAGATTGTACAATTCATGGATGGTGACAAGGGCGGCGTGGTAAGTATCCTGAATCCCACAGACGCCGTTTAGGAGACATTTCCCCCCTGCCTTCGTCTGGCGAGGATCGTTAaaacttaataaatgaatgcaGCAAAGCAGGATTTGGTCCTCCCCTTGTTCTTAAATTGGGATCTTTGACAGAATTTTATCAATTTTTAATTTGCTTCTTACGGCTCCCAGAGGTATTCGACATGAAGAGATTTTAATTGGAGGATTTTGTTTGTCTGCCGTCGGGGCAAGCGCTCTGGTCTGAGCCGAATCGGTAGCGTCCATCCGTCGTCTGCTCCCCGCCACTCGCCATTGTCCTCCGGCTGCCATAATTCAGGGCAAAAGTGAATTTTCACAATGGATATTATATTTAAGCCGTAGCAGGCGGCTCAGTCTTGTTTCATTAGACCTCG encodes the following:
- the DCAF8 gene encoding DDB1- and CUL4-associated factor 8; the protein is MSFGGGMADGKTDLTNGGFSSSPEDKSGTEEGRENSSGIEVEASDVSLSLTGDDAAATRAESRDTGSESSGEDKDSDSMDDTGHYSINDENRGNDHSHSEDEDDDDDDDDEEEEGDRLLKRAQRKRANHDQDSSDDERALEDWVSSEKTPLPLPRWRAIRALRQRELGSSARFIYDACGARGFVQRFRLLHGLDGHSGCVNTLHFNQRGTWLASGSDDLKVVVWDWVKKNPVLEFESGHKSNVFQAKFLPNSGDSTIAMCARDGQVRIAELSAIQCCKNTKRVAQHKGASHKLALEPDSPCTFLSAGEDAVVFTIDLRQDRPASRLVVTKEKEKKVGLYTIYVNPANTFQFAVGGRDQFVRIYDQRKINENENNGVLKKFCPHHLVTSEAKANITCLVYSHDGTELLASYNDEDIYLFNSSHSDGAEYVKRYKGHRNNATVKGVNFYGPNSEFVVSGSDCGHIFLWEKSSCQIVQFMDGDKGGVVNCLEPHPHLPVLATSGLDYDVKIWLPTAKEPTALDELKDVIKKNKRERDEDSLHHTDLFDNHMLWFLMHHLRQRGRRRRRRDPGLGGADADSDDSPSSSDSSEDEEEGPDRVQCIPS